From a single Glycine soja cultivar W05 chromosome 19, ASM419377v2, whole genome shotgun sequence genomic region:
- the LOC114399539 gene encoding protein LAZY 1-like, whose protein sequence is MKLFQWVHRKLRQNSIDPFKDFTLGNPCTCLTVQPTLDNQYSQSKPSFSSTNQPSFSKPHHQENQTSYSGLVDSREDKSQEETPAIISELFEGFLTIGTLGAETVTNEPGTPTFAMPSENITSRSEEVTGNELKLISYELEKFLETEKEESLYDSSGRNSYVSIITLSEKEIDGPKAEDYRNKAVCPLQGYLLGSSFELPETKEVRKERASLAELLYKTKSTSQDCIDTGIQGETQVKRTPKSAAMHIMRKILKRVHSSSKSCNTSRNDADSASTNKKLQKVQRMFHKKVYPESPVDGKDCIQSHKGKIKNVPHEYFQEYENGKFTNPDKGKRFHSDTKSRKWSQHCMTNWNPPQHGLICSSSTGNNEHWIKTDAEYLVLEL, encoded by the exons ATGAAG CTATTTCAATGGGTGCATCGAAAACTTCGGCAGAATAGTATAGATCCTTTCAAGGATTTCACACTTG GAAATCCCTGTACTTGCCTTACAGTGCAGCCAACACTTGACAATCAATATTCCCAGTCAAAGCCAAGCTTCAGCTCCACAAATCAACCCAGTTTCTCAAAGCCACACCATCAGGAAAATCAAACATCTTACTCTGGGTTGGTTGATAGCAGAGAAGATAAGTCTCAAGAAGAAACACCTGCAATAATCTCTGAGCTCTTTGAAGGTTTTCTAACAATTGGAACTCTTGGTGCAGAAACAGTCACCAATGAACCAGGAACACCAACATTTGCTATGCCTTCAGAAAACATAACATCGAGAAGTGAAGAGGTGACAGGAAATGAACTGAAGCTCATAAGTTACGAGCTTGAGAAATTTCTTGAgactgaaaaagaagaaagtttgtATGATTCATCAGGAAGAAACAGCTATGTTAGCATTATCACACTTAGTGAAAAGGAAATAGATGGACCCAAAGCTGAAGATTACAGAAACAAAGCTGTATGTCCACTGCAAGGATATTTACTGGGGTCCTCATTTGAACTACCAGAAACAAAAGAAGTAAGGAAAGAAAGAGCATCTCTTGCTGAGCTACTTTATAAGACAAAGTCAACAAGTCAAGATTGTATAGACACAGGAATACAAGGAGAAACACAAGTCAAGAGAACACCTAAGTCTGCTGCCATGCATATTATGAGAAAGATATTGAAAAGGGTCCACAGTTCTTCAAAAAGCTGTAACACTTCCAGGAATGATGCTGATTCTGCttcaaccaataaaaaactCCAAAAG GTTCAACGTATGTTTCACAAAAAAGTCTATCCTGAAAGCCCTGTAGACGGAAAAGATTGCATTCAATCCCACAAAGGTAAGATAAAAAATGTCCCTCATGAATACTTTCAGGAATATGAAAATGGGAAGTTCACAAACCCAGACAAAGGCAAAAGATTTCATTCAGATACCAAATCAAGAAAGTGGTCCCAACACTGTATGACCAATTGGAACCCACCACAGCATGGGCTAATTTGCAGTAGCTCAACTGGAAACAATGAGCACTGGATCAAAACAGATGCAGAGT ATTTGGTGCTGGAGCTGTAG